One region of Exiguobacterium acetylicum genomic DNA includes:
- the ruvA gene encoding Holliday junction branch migration protein RuvA — MIEFVRGEVAYVCAEFVTVEVGGIGYKIVAPNPFFYRTGDEQIIVYTYHYVREDQEVLFGFRSRRERALFTKLLGVTGIGPKGALAIVASGNVDALVEAIEQEKESYLVKFPGVGKKTAKQMTLDLKGKLAELAPDYVPSEGLFAQGNAELNEACEALTALGYSDREVEKVKKALQAEVLSTDQYVKRALQLLLNVR, encoded by the coding sequence TTGATAGAATTCGTACGCGGCGAAGTCGCTTATGTCTGTGCGGAATTCGTGACGGTAGAAGTTGGCGGGATTGGCTACAAAATCGTAGCACCGAACCCGTTTTTTTATCGGACCGGAGACGAACAGATCATCGTATATACGTATCATTATGTCCGTGAGGACCAAGAAGTCTTATTTGGATTCCGTTCCCGTCGTGAGCGTGCCTTGTTCACGAAGTTGCTCGGTGTCACAGGAATCGGACCGAAAGGAGCGCTTGCAATCGTCGCATCAGGGAATGTCGATGCGCTCGTTGAAGCGATTGAACAAGAGAAAGAAAGTTATCTCGTCAAGTTCCCAGGTGTCGGCAAGAAAACAGCAAAACAAATGACACTCGACCTAAAAGGAAAGTTAGCCGAGCTCGCACCGGATTACGTACCGAGCGAAGGCTTGTTCGCGCAAGGCAATGCTGAATTGAATGAAGCTTGTGAAGCCTTGACGGCGCTAGGTTACAGTGACCGAGAAGTCGAGAAAGTCAAAAAAGCGTTGCAGGCAGAAGTCCTGTCGACGGATCAATATGTCAAACGGGCACTCCAGTTGTTATTGAATGTGAGGTGA
- the nadA gene encoding quinolinate synthase NadA — translation MSFDLLRHEGIPASYLQQTEADLIAIIEGVKARMGSRLFLPAHHYQKDEVVQFADATGDSLQLAQVAKQMTEAEYTVFCGVHFMAETADMLTDASHTVVLPDMRAGCSMADMANDTQTERAFTILTERFGESILPLTYVNSTAAIKAFVGRHGGATVTSSNAVQMVEWALAERDILFFLPDQHLGRNTAHALGIPLEQMAIWDPIKDELVFDGEDQDVRVILWKGHCSVHEKFTVGQIEQFRKTDPERKILVHPECSHEVVTASDLNGSTAYIIQQIEQAAPGTKWAIGTEMNLVNRLATTHPELDIVSLNPFMCPCLTMNRIDLPHLAWALEQVEAGEPVNIIKVDEETTRHAVLALERMLERS, via the coding sequence ATGTCATTTGATCTATTACGTCACGAAGGGATTCCGGCGTCATACTTACAGCAAACAGAAGCAGACTTGATCGCGATCATCGAAGGGGTCAAAGCACGGATGGGCAGTCGCTTGTTCTTACCTGCCCACCACTACCAAAAGGATGAAGTCGTCCAGTTCGCGGATGCGACGGGAGATTCGCTCCAGCTCGCGCAAGTCGCGAAGCAGATGACAGAAGCGGAATATACAGTCTTTTGTGGTGTCCACTTCATGGCAGAGACGGCAGACATGTTGACAGATGCGTCACATACGGTCGTTTTACCTGACATGCGTGCGGGTTGTTCGATGGCGGATATGGCGAACGATACGCAAACGGAGCGTGCTTTTACGATCTTGACGGAACGGTTCGGGGAGTCGATCTTACCGTTGACGTATGTCAATTCGACGGCAGCCATCAAAGCGTTCGTTGGTCGTCATGGTGGGGCGACGGTGACGTCATCAAACGCTGTCCAGATGGTCGAATGGGCGCTTGCTGAACGCGACATCTTATTTTTCCTGCCGGATCAACACCTCGGTCGCAATACGGCGCACGCACTCGGAATTCCGTTAGAACAGATGGCGATTTGGGATCCGATCAAGGACGAACTCGTTTTTGACGGGGAAGACCAGGACGTCCGCGTCATCTTGTGGAAAGGACACTGCTCGGTCCATGAAAAATTCACGGTCGGTCAGATTGAACAGTTCCGCAAGACGGATCCGGAGCGAAAGATTCTCGTTCACCCGGAATGTTCGCACGAAGTCGTGACAGCGTCTGATCTCAATGGATCAACCGCGTACATCATTCAACAAATCGAACAGGCTGCTCCCGGAACGAAGTGGGCAATCGGAACAGAGATGAATCTCGTCAATCGACTCGCGACGACGCATCCGGAACTCGATATCGTGTCGCTCAATCCGTTCATGTGTCCGTGTCTGACGATGAACCGGATCGACTTACCGCACTTGGCGTGGGCGCTCGAACAAGTCGAAGCCGGTGAGCCGGTCAACATCATTAAAGTAGACGAAGAGACGACGCGGCATGCCGTGTTGGCGCTCGAACGGATGCTTGAGCGTTCGTAA
- the nadC gene encoding carboxylating nicotinate-nucleotide diphosphorylase: MRTLNKWQLRQQLEAFLIEDIGQWDITSEGCLTGQERGTGRFLAKEDGVFCGVDIIREMAHLLQVDVTIHVAEGTVVTRGTLLAEWSGSLQDILSGERVALNLVQRLSGIATKTRQAVEVAAGRIRITDTRKTTPGLRMLEKHAVRVGGGYSHRGRLDDAVMIKDNHITVAGSITEAVARAKRVAGHTTPIEVEVETEAEVLEAVAAKVDIIMLDNRTPAEIKQLRQLIPPHITVELSGGITIDTLSDFAESGADVISLGALTHSATALDISMKIEGGKKDVI, from the coding sequence ATGAGAACGTTGAACAAGTGGCAGTTACGGCAACAACTGGAGGCATTTTTAATCGAGGATATCGGACAGTGGGATATCACGAGTGAAGGATGTCTGACGGGACAAGAACGCGGGACCGGTCGTTTTCTAGCTAAGGAAGACGGTGTTTTTTGTGGAGTCGACATCATTCGGGAGATGGCGCATCTGTTACAAGTCGACGTGACGATTCACGTGGCGGAAGGTACGGTCGTCACGCGAGGCACACTCCTTGCCGAGTGGTCTGGTTCGTTACAGGACATCTTAAGCGGTGAACGGGTCGCCTTGAACCTGGTGCAACGCTTATCCGGGATCGCGACTAAGACACGTCAAGCGGTCGAGGTAGCAGCAGGACGAATCCGAATCACGGATACACGAAAGACGACCCCTGGATTACGAATGCTCGAAAAACACGCCGTTCGCGTCGGGGGTGGCTATAGTCATCGCGGACGACTCGATGACGCTGTCATGATCAAGGATAACCACATCACGGTCGCGGGATCGATCACAGAGGCGGTGGCGCGAGCAAAACGTGTCGCAGGTCATACGACACCAATCGAAGTCGAAGTCGAGACGGAAGCGGAAGTGCTCGAGGCAGTGGCTGCAAAAGTCGATATCATCATGCTCGATAACCGGACACCAGCAGAAATCAAGCAGCTTCGGCAATTGATTCCACCGCATATCACGGTCGAGTTATCCGGCGGGATCACGATAGACACGTTATCAGACTTTGCGGAGAGCGGAGCAGATGTCATCTCACTCGGGGCACTCACCCATTCAGCAACAGCGCTTGATATCAGCATGAAAATCGAAGGAGGAAAAAAAGATGTCATTTGA
- a CDS encoding L-aspartate oxidase, which produces MSLHKRLETDVLIIGTGLAAISVALHLPPGTEALLVTKGTRFETNSVRAQGGIASAYAEVNHRGHFEDTCQAAKGRINPSVVDYVTRSGTEAMEFLLRQGVPFDQSEGEFLLGREGAHRLPRIYHSGGDETGKRIMETLMPQVPFPILEQTRITELIQVNGQVVGAVGYSHGEPIEIVARATILATGGVGGLFAASTNDPLIQGDGIALAFEAGATIRDLGYIQHHPTVLVHAGRSEGLITEALRGAGATLVTKNGDRIMADHPMQDLAARDEVAKRIHEVRKREPVYLDTSNVVDRTKRFPTFVEKCEKLNISPDLVEIAPGIHFLMGGIETDLTGQTHVEGLYAVGETASIGLHGRNRLASNSLLECVVMGKAVAEQLELLPELLVKQVKRRPGTLRSVTNRLSQVIGVEMDVRQIQECLDTLKGWTLDESGQEAEENRLRHVTACLLLEGARSRLTGEDENVEQVAVTATTGGIFNRGYRTVGYHE; this is translated from the coding sequence ATGTCTTTACATAAAAGACTTGAGACGGATGTGTTGATCATTGGAACAGGACTTGCTGCAATTTCGGTTGCTCTGCATCTTCCACCCGGAACGGAAGCGTTACTTGTCACAAAAGGTACGCGGTTTGAGACAAATTCTGTTCGAGCACAAGGTGGGATTGCTTCCGCTTATGCAGAAGTCAATCATCGTGGTCACTTTGAAGATACGTGCCAAGCAGCAAAAGGGCGTATCAATCCGTCCGTCGTCGATTACGTCACACGATCGGGAACCGAGGCGATGGAATTCTTGTTACGACAAGGCGTTCCATTCGATCAATCCGAGGGAGAGTTTTTGCTCGGTCGTGAAGGAGCACATCGCTTGCCGCGGATTTATCACTCTGGCGGGGACGAAACTGGTAAACGGATCATGGAGACGTTGATGCCGCAAGTACCATTTCCGATTCTCGAGCAGACGCGTATCACAGAGTTGATTCAAGTCAACGGGCAAGTAGTAGGTGCAGTCGGATATAGCCATGGGGAGCCGATCGAGATTGTGGCGCGCGCAACGATTCTCGCGACCGGTGGAGTTGGCGGATTATTCGCGGCGTCGACGAATGACCCTTTGATTCAAGGAGACGGTATTGCGCTCGCCTTTGAAGCGGGGGCGACGATTCGTGATCTCGGTTATATCCAGCATCATCCGACGGTACTCGTTCATGCTGGTCGCTCTGAAGGTTTGATCACGGAAGCACTACGAGGTGCAGGAGCGACGCTTGTAACGAAAAATGGTGACCGGATCATGGCGGATCATCCGATGCAAGATTTAGCGGCGCGAGATGAAGTCGCAAAACGAATCCATGAGGTGCGAAAGCGTGAACCGGTCTATCTCGATACGTCAAACGTCGTCGACCGGACGAAACGGTTTCCAACGTTTGTTGAAAAATGTGAAAAACTGAACATAAGTCCGGATCTTGTTGAAATTGCACCAGGCATCCATTTCTTAATGGGTGGGATCGAAACGGATCTGACAGGGCAGACGCATGTCGAAGGACTTTACGCGGTCGGTGAGACAGCATCGATTGGACTTCACGGTCGAAATCGTCTGGCGTCGAACTCGCTCCTTGAATGTGTCGTCATGGGGAAAGCAGTAGCAGAACAGCTCGAGTTGTTACCGGAACTTTTAGTCAAACAAGTCAAACGACGCCCGGGAACACTTCGTTCCGTAACAAACCGTCTATCACAGGTCATTGGTGTTGAAATGGATGTTAGGCAGATACAAGAATGTCTGGACACATTAAAAGGCTGGACATTAGACGAATCCGGACAGGAAGCAGAAGAAAATCGATTACGTCACGTAACGGCATGTCTGTTGCTTGAAGGGGCGCGAAGTCGATTGACAGGAGAGGATGAGAACGTTGAACAAGTGGCAGTTACGGCAACAACTGGAGGCATTTTTAATCGAGGATATCGGACAGTGGGATATCACGAGTGA
- a CDS encoding cysteine desulfurase family protein, with translation MIYLDYAATTPLHPQALDHYQQAAQSFYGNSSSLHDIGGNAEGLLERARQYLMQQLAQQEGTVIFTGSGSEANYIALTHLMRQSNKSVVLTLRCEHDSVLLPLARWAQETRHLSLLPDGTFDWEQFIAACTDEIGVVSIQHVNSDTGFRFPVERIAAYCQSRGILFHCDGVQGFLKDAINIDAFDAYTMSSHKVYGPKGLGALYLRRPLFSPYYEGHHEFGIRPGTVDVPGIAAFIAACEASRLENPGIQASSRRFRGMLKKTLSSSRYTMIESPTQLASICAIHTKQRDGQYALLALNRAGIAVSAGSACRAGENGPNATLRAIGFDESAAHGLIRLSFGRHTTNEEIEQCIDVLNTIS, from the coding sequence ATGATCTATCTCGATTACGCAGCGACGACTCCGCTGCATCCACAAGCACTCGATCATTATCAACAAGCCGCTCAGTCGTTCTACGGCAACAGTTCTTCTCTTCATGACATCGGTGGCAACGCTGAAGGTTTACTCGAACGAGCCCGTCAGTATCTGATGCAACAATTGGCTCAACAAGAAGGAACCGTCATCTTTACAGGGAGCGGATCTGAAGCAAACTACATCGCGTTGACCCATCTGATGCGACAGAGTAATAAATCAGTTGTCTTGACACTTCGATGTGAACACGACTCGGTCTTGCTTCCGCTTGCGCGCTGGGCACAAGAAACACGACACCTTTCTTTATTACCGGACGGAACGTTCGATTGGGAACAATTCATCGCAGCTTGTACGGATGAAATCGGTGTTGTCTCGATTCAACACGTCAATTCGGATACCGGTTTTCGTTTTCCGGTCGAACGGATTGCAGCATATTGTCAATCGCGCGGGATTCTGTTTCATTGCGATGGTGTCCAAGGATTTTTAAAAGATGCAATCAACATCGACGCCTTTGATGCCTACACGATGAGTAGTCATAAAGTATATGGACCAAAAGGATTGGGTGCCCTGTATTTGCGGCGTCCTCTCTTCAGCCCTTATTACGAGGGACACCACGAATTCGGAATCCGTCCAGGCACAGTCGACGTTCCAGGAATTGCCGCGTTCATCGCTGCCTGTGAAGCGTCTCGATTAGAAAATCCAGGAATCCAAGCTTCAAGCCGTCGATTTCGTGGTATGCTAAAAAAAACATTGTCTTCGTCTCGTTACACGATGATTGAGTCGCCAACGCAACTCGCTTCCATCTGCGCCATCCATACGAAGCAACGGGACGGTCAATACGCGTTGCTCGCCTTGAATCGTGCTGGAATCGCGGTTTCCGCTGGTAGTGCCTGCCGGGCTGGAGAAAACGGTCCGAATGCGACATTACGTGCCATAGGCTTTGACGAATCAGCGGCTCATGGGTTGATTCGACTCAGTTTTGGAAGACACACGACGAACGAAGAAATCGAACAGTGCATCGATGTGTTGAACACAATTTCATGA
- a CDS encoding transcription repressor NadR, giving the protein MGKRISGEERRKSLLRMIEESEQPVTGTALAKQAGVSRQVIVQDLSLLKAKGYPVIATARGYLINDPEVDGSKLRRKIVCRHGIDQLKDECDAIVDEGVVVRDVIIEHPVYGFITGELMLKSRRDVRVLIEQLKETQATPLSSLTDGVHIHTLEADHEDALEAAIAKLDRLGILVSELDV; this is encoded by the coding sequence ATGGGGAAACGCATCTCCGGAGAAGAACGCCGGAAATCATTACTTCGTATGATTGAGGAAAGTGAGCAACCTGTCACAGGAACGGCATTGGCGAAACAAGCAGGTGTCAGTCGCCAAGTGATCGTGCAGGATTTATCATTGTTAAAGGCAAAAGGATATCCTGTCATCGCGACAGCTCGTGGCTATTTGATCAATGATCCGGAAGTCGACGGTTCAAAATTACGTCGCAAGATCGTTTGCCGTCACGGCATCGATCAGTTAAAGGACGAGTGTGACGCTATCGTTGATGAAGGGGTCGTCGTCCGCGATGTCATCATTGAACATCCCGTCTACGGCTTCATCACTGGAGAGTTGATGCTGAAAAGCCGTCGAGATGTCCGCGTATTAATCGAGCAACTAAAGGAGACGCAAGCTACTCCGCTCTCAAGCCTGACGGACGGAGTCCATATTCATACGCTGGAAGCGGATCATGAAGACGCATTGGAAGCCGCCATTGCGAAACTCGATCGTCTCGGAATTCTCGTTTCAGAGCTCGATGTCTGA
- a CDS encoding hemolysin family protein: MISVVWLIPILVLSAFFSSAETALASVNRLRLLHQSEAGDARASRVFRLLQRYEETLTSILIGNTIVNIAFILFGGWWIIQFVETIAIQTVAFLALFFLLLLFGELIPKSYAREHTERYVLLIGRPLRFFLLCFRPLVFLLLRLRQLALRLIGADPKGPLVTEQELKALVDISQEEGIMGLAEAELVHQAVDFQHATVEDALTPRMDIQAIDIDARLEDILAEVQKGGYSRLPVYKDSIDHVIGVLSERDFLRAYVKNGSVDIREWIRPVSFVVPQTRLMDLLPELKVKQSHMAVVLDEFGGTAGLITLEDILEEIVGEIWDEHDESLEYTKRIGPEKYECLAEYDIEDFCQQFQLTMPDTDAQSLGGWIMEESGQLPDVGTAMRYERVTLTVLHIENRRVRKVLATFDPPSTMPETRLEPIER; encoded by the coding sequence ATGATTTCAGTCGTTTGGTTAATTCCGATTCTCGTCTTATCCGCATTCTTTTCCTCAGCCGAGACGGCACTCGCAAGTGTCAATCGGTTGCGGTTGTTGCACCAATCGGAAGCAGGGGACGCGCGTGCGTCCCGTGTATTCCGCTTACTTCAACGCTACGAAGAGACACTGACTTCGATATTGATTGGGAATACGATCGTCAACATCGCGTTTATCTTATTTGGTGGCTGGTGGATCATCCAGTTCGTCGAGACGATCGCAATACAAACCGTTGCCTTTCTTGCGCTGTTTTTCCTGTTGCTGTTGTTCGGAGAATTGATACCGAAGTCGTATGCTCGTGAACATACGGAACGTTACGTGTTATTGATCGGACGTCCACTGCGTTTTTTCTTACTGTGCTTTCGACCACTTGTCTTCCTGTTACTCCGCTTACGCCAGTTGGCGCTACGGTTGATTGGAGCGGATCCGAAAGGACCGCTCGTGACCGAACAGGAACTCAAGGCACTCGTCGATATCAGTCAGGAAGAGGGAATCATGGGGCTTGCAGAGGCAGAACTCGTTCATCAAGCAGTTGATTTTCAACATGCGACGGTCGAGGATGCGTTGACGCCACGGATGGATATTCAAGCGATTGATATCGATGCGCGGCTCGAAGACATCCTTGCAGAAGTCCAGAAGGGCGGCTATTCTCGTCTACCGGTCTATAAGGATTCGATTGATCACGTCATTGGTGTATTATCGGAGCGGGACTTTCTGCGTGCATACGTGAAGAACGGCTCCGTTGATATCCGAGAATGGATTCGACCGGTATCGTTCGTCGTACCACAGACACGATTGATGGATTTATTGCCGGAACTCAAAGTCAAGCAGTCCCATATGGCAGTCGTTCTTGATGAATTCGGAGGGACGGCAGGTCTGATCACCCTTGAGGATATTTTAGAAGAAATCGTTGGGGAGATTTGGGATGAACACGATGAATCGTTAGAATATACAAAACGGATTGGTCCAGAGAAATACGAATGTCTAGCGGAGTATGACATTGAAGACTTCTGTCAGCAATTTCAATTGACGATGCCGGACACGGACGCCCAGTCACTTGGGGGATGGATCATGGAGGAGAGCGGACAATTACCGGACGTCGGAACGGCGATGCGTTATGAACGTGTCACGTTGACCGTCTTGCATATCGAAAACCGACGCGTCCGCAAAGTCTTAGCAACGTTCGATCCGCCATCTACGATGCCGGAGACACGACTTGAACCGATTGAACGATAA
- the obgE gene encoding GTPase ObgE, producing MFVDQVNIYVKAGDGGRGQVAFRREKYVPDGGPAGGDGGHGAHVVLEVDEGLRTLMDFRYKRHFKAVQGENGMSKGMHGRKAEHLIVKVPPGTVVYDDDTDAVIADLVHHGQQAIVAKGGRGGRGNTRFATPANPAPEHAENGEPGEEKYLKLELKMLADVGLVGFPSVGKSTILSVVSAARPKIGAYHFTTITPNIGVVETEDSRSFVMADLPGLIEGASEGVGLGHQFLRHVERTKVIVHVIDMSGMEGRDPIEDYNIINKELADYNLRLTERPQVVVANKMDMPDAAEHLEAFKEAFPELEVFEISAATRQGLRDLLFRIADLVDATPEFGLEELEEKTATPRVVYGYEAPEAGFTITKDEDDCFVIKGPRIEKLFTMTNFMREESIKRFARTLRQMGVDEELRRLGAIDGDVVRIRDFEFEFVESSF from the coding sequence ATGTTTGTCGATCAGGTAAATATTTATGTAAAAGCAGGTGACGGAGGACGTGGGCAAGTAGCGTTCCGTCGTGAGAAATACGTTCCGGACGGCGGTCCTGCCGGCGGTGACGGTGGTCACGGGGCACACGTCGTCCTCGAAGTCGACGAAGGGCTTCGGACATTGATGGACTTCCGTTACAAACGTCACTTTAAAGCGGTTCAAGGTGAAAACGGTATGTCAAAAGGGATGCACGGTCGTAAAGCCGAGCACCTAATCGTCAAGGTTCCACCCGGCACAGTCGTTTACGATGACGATACGGATGCGGTCATCGCTGACCTCGTCCATCACGGACAACAAGCGATCGTCGCAAAAGGCGGACGTGGCGGACGTGGAAATACACGTTTTGCGACACCAGCCAACCCAGCACCTGAGCACGCGGAAAACGGTGAGCCAGGAGAAGAGAAGTACTTGAAACTTGAGCTGAAGATGCTAGCAGACGTTGGTCTCGTCGGTTTCCCGAGTGTCGGAAAATCAACGATATTATCTGTCGTTTCAGCAGCACGTCCGAAAATCGGTGCGTATCACTTCACGACGATCACACCGAACATCGGTGTCGTCGAAACGGAAGATAGCCGTAGTTTCGTCATGGCTGACTTGCCAGGATTGATCGAAGGTGCAAGTGAAGGTGTCGGACTCGGTCACCAGTTCCTCCGTCACGTCGAGCGGACGAAAGTCATCGTCCATGTCATCGACATGAGTGGGATGGAAGGTCGCGATCCAATCGAAGACTACAACATCATCAATAAAGAACTAGCGGACTATAATCTCCGCTTAACAGAACGTCCGCAAGTCGTCGTCGCGAACAAGATGGACATGCCAGATGCGGCAGAACATCTTGAAGCCTTCAAAGAAGCTTTCCCAGAGCTTGAAGTATTCGAGATTTCAGCAGCAACACGTCAAGGTTTACGCGATCTGTTATTCCGAATCGCTGACCTCGTCGACGCAACACCAGAATTCGGTCTTGAGGAACTCGAAGAGAAAACAGCGACACCACGTGTCGTCTATGGTTACGAAGCACCAGAAGCTGGCTTTACGATTACGAAAGATGAAGACGATTGCTTCGTCATCAAAGGACCACGCATCGAAAAACTCTTCACGATGACGAACTTCATGCGTGAAGAATCGATTAAACGTTTCGCACGGACACTGCGTCAAATGGGTGTCGACGAAGAGTTACGTCGTCTTGGTGCAATCGACGGCGACGTCGTTCGTATCCGTGATTTCGAGTTCGAATTCGTCGAGTCATCATTCTAA
- a CDS encoding Spo0B domain-containing protein: protein MEEQQVLDLLKTLRHEWLNRIQLVRSYGAIGDEQAVESICSAYREQASREGRLARIGLPKTALALLQAEWSGKTVTYDVIGAPHMEDERLKQLVEAAITMIDVGVGEVSVTFHEGVTIEIYRDLLDMSRLEDLVTPMEIESQTENECVIEIESLPFEEEK, encoded by the coding sequence ATGGAGGAACAGCAGGTACTTGATCTTTTGAAGACTCTTCGTCACGAGTGGTTGAACCGGATACAACTCGTCCGTTCGTATGGCGCGATCGGAGACGAACAAGCAGTCGAGTCGATCTGTTCGGCGTACCGGGAGCAAGCATCTCGGGAAGGGCGTCTAGCGCGAATCGGATTGCCGAAAACCGCACTGGCGTTACTGCAAGCTGAATGGTCAGGCAAAACTGTGACGTATGATGTCATCGGAGCACCCCACATGGAAGATGAGCGGCTGAAGCAACTCGTCGAAGCAGCCATCACCATGATTGATGTAGGAGTAGGAGAAGTATCCGTGACCTTCCACGAGGGCGTGACCATCGAGATCTATCGGGATCTACTAGATATGTCGCGCCTTGAGGATCTAGTGACGCCGATGGAAATCGAGTCGCAGACGGAAAATGAGTGTGTGATTGAGATTGAAAGTCTTCCGTTTGAGGAAGAGAAGTAA
- the rpmA gene encoding 50S ribosomal protein L27: MLKLNLQFFASKKGVGSTKNGRDSQSKRLGAKRADGQTVSAGSILYRQRGTKIHPGMNVGRGGDDTLFATATGVVRFERLGRDKKQVSVYPA; encoded by the coding sequence ATGTTGAAACTTAATCTTCAGTTCTTCGCATCGAAAAAAGGGGTAGGTTCGACAAAGAACGGTCGTGACTCGCAATCGAAACGCCTTGGGGCGAAACGTGCAGACGGTCAAACTGTTTCTGCTGGTTCAATCCTCTACCGTCAACGCGGTACGAAGATTCACCCAGGTATGAACGTCGGACGTGGTGGCGATGATACACTTTTCGCAACTGCAACTGGTGTCGTTCGTTTCGAACGTCTCGGACGCGACAAGAAACAAGTCAGCGTTTACCCAGCATAA
- a CDS encoding ribosomal-processing cysteine protease Prp, with protein sequence MIRVKIRRDEAELVRSIEVTGHAEFAEPGLDLVCAGVSSVIFGAYNAIEALLGQVLLLEMAEQQEGGYFYVEPYADLAPDVSERTQLLLEATLVQLGTIAESYGEFIQLEQV encoded by the coding sequence ATGATACGTGTCAAGATTCGACGAGATGAAGCGGAACTCGTCCGCTCCATCGAAGTGACAGGACATGCCGAGTTCGCAGAACCAGGTCTCGACCTTGTCTGTGCCGGCGTCTCGTCGGTGATCTTCGGGGCATACAATGCCATAGAAGCATTACTCGGGCAGGTCCTGCTCCTTGAAATGGCAGAACAACAAGAGGGTGGCTACTTTTATGTAGAACCGTACGCTGACTTAGCACCGGATGTCAGTGAACGCACCCAATTGTTACTGGAAGCGACTTTGGTCCAACTTGGTACCATCGCTGAAAGTTACGGTGAGTTTATCCAACTTGAACAAGTATAG
- the rplU gene encoding 50S ribosomal protein L21, with translation MYAIIKTGGKQVKVEAGQEIYVEKLNADVDSTVEFGEVLILGGDDVKVGAPLVEGAKVVATVIKHARAKKITVFKMKAKKNYRRKQGHRQPYTKVRIEKIEA, from the coding sequence ATGTACGCAATTATCAAAACTGGTGGTAAACAAGTCAAAGTCGAAGCTGGCCAAGAAATCTACGTTGAGAAATTAAACGCAGACGTCGACAGCACAGTTGAATTTGGTGAAGTATTGATCCTTGGTGGTGACGATGTTAAAGTCGGCGCTCCACTCGTAGAAGGTGCGAAGGTCGTAGCAACGGTCATCAAACACGCTCGCGCGAAAAAGATCACTGTCTTCAAAATGAAAGCGAAAAAGAACTACCGTCGTAAGCAAGGTCACCGTCAACCTTACACGAAGGTCCGCATCGAGAAAATCGAAGCGTAA